One stretch of Aquimarina sp. Aq107 DNA includes these proteins:
- the leuB gene encoding 3-isopropylmalate dehydrogenase codes for MKLEIAVLSGDGIGPEVTGQAVKAMEAIAHRFDHLFTFKDALVGAIAIDKTGNPLPDKTLQLCADTDAVLFGAIGDPKYDNDPSAPVRPEQGLLKLRKELGLYANIRPVKAYETLLDKSPLKKEIIEGTDISIYRELTGGIYFGKKQLNEEGTIASDLCEYSKEEIERISHLAFKAAQKRRKKLTLVDKANVLESSRLWRKVVTEIAKEYTDVDLDFLFVDNAAMQMILNPSQFDVILTENMFGDIISDEASVIGGSIGLLASASVGDTCCMFEPIHGSYPQATGKGIANPIAAILSAAMLLEHFDLMDEANAIKDAVEKALELNITTPDLNSLNPLTTEKVGDFIYDYILNPEDSNINFENIHVGQSTII; via the coding sequence ATGAAACTAGAAATTGCTGTATTATCAGGAGATGGAATTGGACCAGAAGTTACTGGCCAAGCCGTAAAAGCAATGGAAGCCATTGCGCATCGTTTTGATCATTTATTTACTTTTAAAGATGCTTTAGTTGGAGCTATAGCTATCGATAAGACTGGTAATCCATTGCCGGACAAAACACTACAACTCTGTGCAGACACAGATGCAGTACTTTTTGGTGCTATTGGAGATCCAAAGTATGATAATGATCCTAGTGCTCCTGTACGCCCAGAACAAGGATTATTGAAATTACGAAAAGAATTAGGTTTATATGCAAATATACGTCCGGTAAAAGCATATGAAACTCTGTTAGACAAGTCTCCTCTTAAAAAAGAAATAATAGAAGGTACTGATATTTCGATATACCGAGAGCTTACTGGTGGTATCTATTTTGGAAAAAAACAGCTAAATGAAGAAGGAACAATTGCTTCAGATTTATGTGAGTACTCCAAGGAAGAAATTGAACGCATCTCTCACCTTGCGTTTAAAGCAGCTCAAAAGAGAAGAAAAAAATTAACATTAGTAGACAAAGCTAATGTACTGGAATCTTCTCGTCTATGGAGGAAAGTAGTTACAGAAATTGCAAAAGAATATACTGATGTAGATTTAGATTTCTTATTCGTAGATAATGCTGCTATGCAAATGATCCTAAATCCTAGCCAATTCGATGTAATTTTGACAGAAAATATGTTCGGAGATATTATCTCTGATGAGGCCAGTGTAATTGGCGGTTCTATTGGCTTATTAGCGTCTGCTTCTGTTGGTGACACTTGTTGTATGTTCGAACCGATTCATGGATCCTATCCACAAGCAACAGGAAAAGGAATTGCTAATCCAATCGCGGCAATTCTTTCTGCAGCTATGTTATTGGAGCATTTTGATCTTATGGACGAAGCTAACGCAATAAAAGATGCTGTAGAAAAGGCACTAGAGCTAAACATTACCACTCCTGATCTTAATAGTCTAAATCCTTTAACTACCGAAAAAGTTGGAGACTTTATATATGATTACATACTAAATCCAGAAGATTCTAATATCAATTTTGAAAATATACACGTAGGACAATCTACGATCATATAA
- the leuD gene encoding 3-isopropylmalate dehydratase small subunit → MDKFIKLTSTAIPLSIENVDTDQIIPARFLKATDREGFGENLFRDWRFHKNGSINTDFALNNTNYSGSILVAGDNFGCGSSREHAAWAIHDYGIKVVVSSFFADIFKGNSLNNGLLPVQVSPEYLQKLFSEIKKDPSTSIEVDLEEQKITILSSGSSANFEIDNYKKMCLMNGYDDIDFLISNQSEIEAFEKARI, encoded by the coding sequence ATGGATAAGTTTATCAAACTCACATCCACTGCAATACCATTGTCTATAGAAAATGTAGATACTGACCAAATCATTCCTGCTCGTTTTCTTAAAGCAACGGATCGAGAAGGTTTTGGAGAAAACCTTTTTAGAGATTGGCGTTTTCATAAAAACGGAAGTATTAATACCGATTTTGCACTAAATAACACCAATTACTCTGGTAGTATTCTAGTAGCGGGCGATAACTTTGGTTGCGGCTCGAGTAGAGAACATGCAGCTTGGGCTATTCATGATTATGGAATAAAAGTGGTTGTATCCAGTTTTTTTGCTGATATATTTAAGGGAAATTCACTAAACAATGGACTATTACCTGTTCAGGTATCGCCAGAATATCTTCAGAAACTATTTTCAGAAATCAAAAAAGATCCTTCTACGTCTATTGAAGTAGACTTAGAAGAACAGAAAATTACGATTCTTTCTTCAGGATCTTCAGCCAATTTTGAAATTGATAATTATAAAAAAATGTGCTTGATGAATGGCTATGACGACATTGATTTCTTAATTAGTAACCAATCAGAAATTGAAGCTTTCGAAAAAGCAAGGATATAA
- the leuC gene encoding 3-isopropylmalate dehydratase large subunit, with product MKKTLFDKVWDAHVVKEVENGPQILYIDQHLIHEVTSPQAFNELEQRGIPVLRPNQVVATADHNTPTVDQHLPIKDPLSRNQLEQLTKNCDKNNITLYGLGHKYNGIVHVMAPELGITQPGMTMVCGDSHTSTHGAFGSIAFGIGTSQVAQVFASQCLLLQKPKSLRVSVNGKLRSGVLPKDVILYIIAKLGTNAGTGYFCEYAGNVFEEMSMEGRMTVCNMSIEMGARGGMIAPDETTFEYVKGREFAPKGDAYDKKVAYWKTLPTDQGAIFDKEYHFDAADIEPMITYGTNPGMGIKVTENIPSENNASFEKSLAYMNFEKGQSLINQQINYVFIGSCTNSRIEDFRVAANYIKGKKKAESVTAWLVPGSQQVASQIVDEGLHDIFEEAGFKLRQPGCSACLAMNDDKIPEGAYCVSTSNRNFEGRQGQGARTILASPLIAAATAVEGKIIDITKHLN from the coding sequence ATGAAGAAGACATTATTTGATAAAGTTTGGGACGCTCACGTCGTCAAAGAAGTAGAGAATGGCCCTCAAATACTTTATATAGATCAGCATCTTATCCACGAAGTTACAAGTCCACAAGCATTTAATGAACTTGAACAGCGTGGAATTCCTGTTTTAAGACCTAATCAAGTCGTTGCAACTGCTGATCATAATACACCAACTGTAGATCAGCATTTACCAATAAAAGATCCGTTATCTCGGAATCAGCTAGAACAACTGACAAAGAATTGTGACAAAAACAATATTACTCTTTATGGACTAGGACATAAGTATAATGGAATTGTACATGTAATGGCTCCAGAACTTGGTATTACACAACCAGGAATGACTATGGTTTGTGGTGATAGCCACACCTCTACCCATGGTGCATTTGGTTCTATTGCCTTTGGTATAGGAACCAGTCAGGTAGCTCAGGTATTTGCGAGTCAGTGTTTATTACTACAAAAACCTAAAAGTCTTAGAGTAAGCGTGAATGGAAAGTTACGATCTGGTGTACTTCCAAAAGATGTCATACTCTATATAATTGCAAAATTAGGAACCAATGCTGGTACCGGATATTTCTGCGAATATGCAGGTAATGTATTCGAAGAAATGTCGATGGAAGGTCGTATGACCGTATGTAACATGAGTATCGAAATGGGAGCTCGTGGAGGTATGATTGCTCCAGATGAAACTACTTTCGAATATGTAAAAGGACGTGAGTTCGCTCCAAAAGGAGATGCATATGACAAAAAAGTAGCGTATTGGAAAACACTACCTACAGATCAAGGTGCTATTTTTGATAAAGAATACCATTTTGATGCAGCTGATATAGAACCTATGATTACCTATGGAACCAACCCTGGAATGGGGATTAAGGTTACAGAAAATATACCTTCAGAAAACAACGCTTCTTTCGAAAAATCATTAGCATATATGAATTTTGAAAAAGGACAATCTTTAATCAATCAACAAATTAATTACGTTTTTATAGGAAGCTGTACAAACAGTAGAATTGAAGATTTTAGAGTAGCAGCTAACTATATTAAAGGTAAGAAAAAAGCAGAAAGTGTAACAGCATGGTTGGTACCAGGATCACAACAAGTAGCTTCTCAAATTGTTGATGAAGGATTACACGATATTTTTGAAGAAGCCGGATTTAAACTAAGACAACCTGGATGCTCTGCTTGCTTAGCGATGAACGACGATAAAATACCTGAAGGAGCATATTGTGTTTCTACATCTAATAGAAATTTTGAAGGCCGCCAAGGACAAGGAGCTAGAACAATTCTTGCCAGTCCATTAATTGCCGCCGCGACAGCAGTTGAAGGAAAAATTATTGATATCACTAAACACCTAAATTAA
- a CDS encoding 2-isopropylmalate synthase: MSDNKVQIFDTTLRDGEQVPGCKLNTKQKLVIAERLDLLGVDVIEAGFPVSSPGDFTSVNEIAKIVKNATVCGLTRAVENDIKVAAEALKYAKKPRIHTGIGTSESHIKYKFNSTQDKVIERGIAAVKYAKSFVEDVEFYAEDAGRTDNEFLAKVCEAMIKAGATVLNIPDTTGYCLPEEYGEKIKYLKENVKGIENVIISCHCHNDLGLATANSIVGAINGARQIECTINGIGERAGNTALEEVVMIMKQHPYLHLNTDINSRLLYDTSLMVSESMGMMVQPNKAIVGANAFAHSSGIHQDGVIKNRETYEIIDPAEVGVTESAIVLTARSGRAALAYRAKKIGYELTKLQLDQVYKEFLNYADRKKEVINDDIHEIMKTVQVEAVAVA, from the coding sequence ATGAGCGATAATAAAGTCCAAATTTTTGACACCACGTTAAGAGACGGAGAACAGGTCCCTGGTTGTAAATTAAATACGAAACAGAAGTTAGTTATTGCGGAGCGATTGGATCTTCTAGGAGTTGATGTAATAGAAGCTGGATTTCCAGTTTCTAGTCCTGGAGATTTTACTTCTGTAAATGAAATTGCAAAAATTGTAAAAAACGCAACTGTTTGTGGATTAACCAGAGCCGTAGAAAATGACATTAAAGTGGCAGCAGAAGCTCTTAAATATGCAAAAAAACCTAGGATTCATACAGGAATCGGAACATCAGAATCACATATTAAATACAAATTTAATTCTACTCAAGACAAGGTAATTGAACGAGGAATTGCTGCAGTAAAATATGCTAAATCTTTTGTTGAAGATGTGGAATTTTATGCGGAAGATGCCGGTCGTACAGATAATGAGTTTTTAGCCAAAGTATGTGAAGCCATGATCAAAGCTGGAGCAACAGTACTTAATATTCCTGATACAACAGGCTATTGCTTACCAGAAGAATACGGTGAAAAAATAAAATATTTAAAAGAGAATGTAAAAGGTATTGAAAACGTTATTATTTCTTGTCACTGTCATAATGATCTTGGATTGGCAACAGCTAATTCGATTGTTGGAGCTATAAACGGTGCTAGACAAATAGAATGCACCATTAATGGTATTGGAGAACGTGCAGGAAATACTGCCTTAGAAGAGGTAGTAATGATTATGAAACAACATCCATATCTACACCTTAATACTGATATTAATTCCAGATTATTATATGACACTAGTTTAATGGTTTCTGAAAGCATGGGAATGATGGTACAACCAAACAAAGCTATCGTTGGAGCAAATGCTTTTGCGCATAGCTCAGGAATACATCAAGATGGAGTTATTAAAAACCGTGAAACATACGAAATTATTGATCCTGCAGAAGTTGGAGTTACAGAATCTGCTATTGTACTTACTGCAAGAAGTGGTAGAGCAGCATTGGCCTATCGAGCGAAAAAAATTGGATACGAATTAACAAAACTTCAACTAGATCAAGTGTATAAGGAATTTTTAAACTATGCTGATAGAAAGAAAGAAGTAATTAATGATGATATTCATGAAATTATGAAAACTGTTCAGGTAGAAGCTGTTGCAGTAGCATAA
- a CDS encoding DMT family transporter gives MPKNSHHLRNILELNLAMLFISTSGALGRYIDMPVPVTIAFRAILAGVILFLFCKWKKISFGIASSDRFIIIIGGVLMGLHWITYFYALKMSNVAIGMLSIFTYPVITSFLEPILLKTKFQKMHLVLGALVLLGIYFLVPNFSLDNSYAQAVGFGVVSALCYALRNLIMKTKVSNYHGSMLMWYQLVVISIILLPTLFIMDSSGIVSQWPWTLVLAILTTAIGHTLFLFSLKRFSATTASIISSIQPVYGIIIGIIFLKEIPVLTTIIGGMLILTSVVIESVRSYK, from the coding sequence ATGCCAAAAAATTCTCATCACCTACGCAATATTTTAGAATTAAACCTTGCCATGCTTTTTATAAGCACTTCTGGCGCATTGGGCAGATATATTGATATGCCTGTGCCAGTTACTATTGCCTTTAGAGCGATATTGGCAGGAGTCATATTGTTTTTATTTTGTAAATGGAAAAAAATCTCTTTTGGAATAGCTTCTTCCGATCGATTTATAATTATTATCGGAGGTGTTTTAATGGGGTTGCATTGGATTACATATTTCTATGCATTAAAAATGTCCAATGTGGCTATTGGTATGCTGTCTATATTTACATATCCTGTAATTACTTCATTTTTAGAACCAATACTTTTGAAAACTAAATTTCAGAAAATGCATTTGGTTTTAGGGGCTCTAGTGTTATTAGGAATTTATTTTTTAGTTCCAAATTTTAGTTTAGATAATTCTTATGCTCAAGCCGTTGGATTTGGAGTAGTATCTGCTTTATGCTATGCATTACGTAACTTAATCATGAAAACTAAAGTAAGTAATTATCATGGTTCCATGCTAATGTGGTATCAACTTGTTGTTATTAGTATTATATTATTACCAACACTCTTTATAATGGATAGTTCGGGTATTGTATCGCAATGGCCTTGGACTTTAGTATTGGCAATTCTTACTACTGCTATTGGTCATACACTATTTTTGTTTAGTTTAAAGCGTTTTTCTGCTACAACAGCGAGTATTATAAGTAGTATACAGCCAGTATATGGTATTATTATAGGCATAATTTTTCTTAAAGAAATACCTGTTTTAACAACAATTATAGGTGGGATGTTAATTCTAACTTCAGTGGTAATAGAGAGCGTGAGATCATACAAATAA